tACCCTCGGGGCGTCACAATttcttggtatcagagcaacatGTTTACAAgggttatttttcatattttggattttgtgattggttttcttgatgtgactttttgaATTTTGGGACCAGACAGTgataggacatctccaagctataggaggtatgtttgtgtACTGTTATCATACACGTTTATTAGTACTTATCTAGTTATTTATAGCATGTGTTGGGTCAGCCATTGTTTAGGTTTATCAGTTCCTACTAGAGATTAGGGATTATAGTCTCATAGGATTTCTTCTACCATACCACCAGTACTACTAGTTCTACTATTACTagttgcactacaagaaaaaagctaaacaacaacgcttttttggcgttgtcgtatgtacttaaaaagtgatgttgtagatggtgttgtagaaagtcatatcaaagacaacgctttaaaagcgttgtggttggtcacaaagacaacgctttttaagcgttgtcttttcgttcttaaaaagcgttgttatagatgctgttgtaaaaatgcacatatcaaagacaacgctttaaaagcgttgtggttggtcacaaagacaacgctttttaagcgttgtctattcgttcttaaaaagcgttgttaaagatgctgttgtaaaaatgcacatatcaaagacaacgctttaaaagcgttgtggttggtctcaaagacattgttttttaagcgttgtcttttattacttaaaaacgttgtctttttaaatttataaaaaatagtgtttttcttaattaaatagcaaaaattataaaaaatactcaaaatttacatataattgaatatccacaaccacaatcatttttataataagactatttaacaaataaataaaactttatattatacaaacaaaatgtatacatattgatccacaaattaaatttgtatcatacaaagttatccttaacttcatgacaatactttttcaaacacacaagttttacaaaacctcatcattgactaacttgttgttggtgtccatcgcatggaattgcttctttaagtccaacaatctcttcttacgaaaggctttcagctatcactcttagagccatcttcttcaacttgtcatcaacacacggggttgtaggcaatcaagaaattttgtatgaaaactttcatacatgtaaatctcgtactaaataatatgtcaatgttatatatacatgtaattcataccgtaagtgtgtttatatcgtaactgacaagttttctttagggccaacttctactcaagctctttaaacactgcatcaaaataaaaaaattggcattagttctgtgctaaatgaaaatcatatttagaggaaaaagcgggagtgttgtagatggatatattaaccaagcatattaatgtttgacctgtctttacaagttctaagcatatatattaaccaagcatataacctaagaggaataagttacaaaatgctacttgatgtttgacctgtctttattggattttgcggccccggtcttcttgtagccaggcacaatgtaatacttgatgttgactctacctttgcagttgtttcggcttgaggagtggcaaagaatggtggagtagaggatggattttaggtattcatccgtgccatcgaggaaatgacttattcctcttaggttgcCACAGGAACAGGATCTTCCACATCGAAGAAAAATATTACCCCATTTCCTTTTGCATCAGCATCACCTGCTGAACTGAGAAGAGCTAAGACGGCGAATTGAGATTCATCATGGGAACAGCTTACGGCTGTAAAAAAATGGGAACCATCAACAAGACAAAAGATTACAATCTTCTAACTACTCAAAGAGAAAATAGTATAAAgttaaagaaatataaaaaattctataaatatttcACAAAATGTGAGCTTTGTTTGTAATCATACACCATTCGCAAAGCCACGGTAAGTTTATACTGGTCCAACAATGGACTGGTTCTTGCTGCCTATTTTGGACATTTGCAATTTATTAATATTAGTGCATGTATGCTAGAGACACTTGCAAAATAGAAGCTTTAGGACTCAAGATTGTTGTTGTATGGAACTGTTGACATGAACATCTAAAGTGCCAAAAATGGACtggttctttttatttcattttaattttctggTTCTTTTAGTCTTGGATTTATACTACGATCATTTAAGAGCCAAAAAATGCACACCTTCTGTAACAATCCCGTGAGACCAGTACAATGCCAAATTTGAAGTACTCCAAACTGAAAGTTGTGGCTTTAAACCGTGTGTATAGGACACCAGATATTCTGATTCCCCAACAAATGAAGGCTTTGTAATTGGCTgtacaagaaaaaggaaaaaaaaacagatgTAAGGACATTCACTGCTATTTCGATTTGCCAGATAACAATATAGGCAAAATGATGATTACCGAAAGTGTATCTCCAATCATAGCCACAAGAATATTGGAATctggatcccataatgtaattaTAGTCTCAGCTGCAATAGCAAGGACTGATCCATCGGCAGAAAAAGCAGCAGCTGTTAATGATTTTCCCCTGTCATCAATTCAAAGAAATTAATTTCATGGGAGTTCCACTGCGCAACAACACTATATGATGGGAAAAGAAATATATGCAagcaaataatttcaaaaaatagtTTAAAGATTTCACcaataattcaattaaaaaacaAGGCATCCTTTAAATTAAGAAACAGTATCTTTTTTTCATAATTAATGTATATACAAAATTGCAAGTTCCATACGCCCAATCAACTGGTTCAGCTCTGAGTAGCATCAAATACAAGTATTACTTTAAATATCTCTGCTTGATTTGAAAGCTGTCTGCTTCCacaaattatttcaatttcattcgatacaaataattttttatgttaaaataaatcataaaaactaAAAGGCATCAAATGAGCAATGATATTAATATAATAAAGGAAAAAACATTTCATTGGCAGCAAAATTTAATACTTGTATGAACCAACAGATTGGCATCTCCAACCAGTTCTCTGGATTGATTCATTATTTCTGTCGGCATGAGAACCATGAACCCAAACCTGAAAAATAGATTACTCATTTAATCATTATATACAATGGGGCAACAGAAAGAAAAGAGCCTAATAGACACTACCTTAAAATCACCACCATAAGATGATGTGACAGCCATGTTGTGTCCAGGGCGAAATGCAAGAGATGAAACTTGAGCATCACTACATCAGaaagtaaagaaaatataaaaaggtggtttattttatctgTTAGAGTGGAAGGTGTAAAGGGTAAAAGAAGTGCAAAGAAAACATTAGTCAAGTAGTGAAAATCTTATAATTTGTCCTGGAGCTCCGAAGGATAAGATTCATGTAACTGATTCCAAACAGTTGGGACAAACATGGGATGGTAGTAATGATAACGGCAGCAGTAACAAAGAACCAAGAATTATTAAGCAGCAGAGAACAACTTGGCAACCAATCACTCAAAGAAGAGCTAAGCCAGCCCACAACCATATGGATCACTCAAGGATAAGCAACGTCAGCCCATAACCATATAGACCAGAAATGAAGTTTCAATATAAAATTGATCAACATTTAACTAATTCAAGATTGTCAACTTGAAGAATTTCTCTAAAATGAGTAATGGTAACAATCAAACTTATCACTCTTTTCCAACAATCAAAAGGTTCAATATGCTGGAATAAGATATGATCTGATCATTCAAGGATGCTTTTCATATTGCAAAAGAAATGCGTGAATGTGCGGATATAATAACCAAATCATAAGCACCAAAActatatagaaattaaaaaccAATGAAACTTCTGTTACATAAAACTAAAGTATCTAGAAAATTGAAAAGGAAATATGTTTGTCTCACTGATATGAAAGACCACATTGGTGTGCCAAATTAAATACTTCTCCAATTGACatcatagaaaattaaaagattGATGGTCCCTATTCGCAAAGTTATGAAAGATTtatagaataaataaacaaaaaaataaagaacaataGATGAAGCTCTGTTTGTAGTCTTCTTACCTGTGAGGCTCATATATGACAGTGGATAATAAGTACTCTGCCACTAGGGAACCACGAGTCCAGTATTTTAGACAAACCAAACCCCCTAATTTTTCTTCAGGAATTGTCACATCAATGGTAGCCATTAAGGAGCCATCAAGAGAAATGGCTACAAGAGCCACATATAGCTGCAACCATCGAAGTACAAGTACATCCACGAAGAGTTAGCCAAAAATTCAAAGATCTAATTCATCATCTACAAGAATTATGATAGCTATCTATGTTGTAATGCAAAAGTAATTACATGCTTAAAACAAATTATGACAGCAACCAAGCAGATTTTAAGATTGACTCTCTCAAAATGCATCCCCAAGACATTATTTAAATAGGTGCAAATTTGTGATCTCGCTCTATTGAAACACAAACTACACACCAATCCTAGCATGGTAGTTTAGCATGAATCTCAGAAATTATTGagctttaaactaaattaaatctctATCTTGTCCCAGACAATCCATGACTGATTACTCCAGCAATAGAAACATGTAATTGAATACCCCACAACTGCCACAAAGAGAGCCTGTGGGAGTTATGACACGTGCATTTCCAGTTTCCAGCAAATAGGAACCAATTGTGGTACTTTCTAGCTTATATCCCTGCCTTCTATGTGGCTGGCTAATCAGAATCAAAATGGATATTTTTGTACCCCATAACTGAGTTGTATCAAATATACTTGTTTCTAGTTAATGGAACCCAACAGTAACAGTGATATTTACAGAGCTAATTCCTGGAAGCAATAATGTCTTAGCAAAAAATGACCCAAAGAATCCATAAAAATGCAACTCCAATCAAGCTGTTTACAGAAATTTGGCAGTTGGTACAAATAATGCATTCTTTCCAAATGTCAAACTACAAATTAGAATTGCTTCTAAACTAACAGCCTACTAATGCATGGACGATTGACTCAAAGAGCTACGGATACAACAGAACAAAAGTTAAGGTAATAGTCATAACAGATACAGCACCGCAAATATATCTTGATTAGTTAATGGCGTACCATAACGTCATCTGCAGGCTGAAAATTTCTTTTGCACACTTGGACCtaagcaataaaataaatatcatgagaacttgctttttcttaaaaggaaaaaagagatGTCAAGCTCTAGATGATAATATCAGAATGCAAAAATAGAGCCATCACCTCTGAAACCTCATGGTTGTCAAACAAGCTATAGAATTGTACACAATAATCTTCAGTGGAAACAGCAACTAATCCAGTTGTCTGCTCAAATGCAACTTGTGTGCAGGATCCTTCATGTTTGAGAGGAAACGAAAAAGGAGGCTGAAGATATACTAGAATATATCAACATACGAAAGTTTATCCAGGAAAGGTTTTCAGTAAAACTAAGCCAACAAAGCATTGATGTCTAAACCATATGGTATGACAAACCTTGATTCCCGATATGGATTTTGAGATATCCATTGTAGGCATTTTTAGCAGATGAATGTGATTATCTGAACAAGATACCTGGAAAAAAATATGAATTAACATTGGCTTCCAAATTTCAATTAAATCAAAACATCAAAAGCAGTACAAAGCAATAAAAAGTAGTGTGACAAGTAGAACTATAGAGGTTTATCAATTCTGTATAGGATCATCAGTTGCCAATAATATGCAAAATGCCTGTAGATTTACTAAACAGGACCTCCTTATtaaacatataataaaaaatggaaaaaaacctcattttcaatgaaaaaaataatgtaaTGATATATAAGAAGTCTCCTTAGTTAAGTTGGACATCCTCTTTTGAGTAGGACTTCCTCTTTGATTCCCACGTGATTGAGAACCAGGAATCCTAATTAAAGTGTTTTGGTATTTTAGTCAGATTGAGCCTCACTTTGACTTCAACAACTCTAAATATATAGTGCCTAGCACAAACTTCATCAGATTATGTACTCATCTATGCAAACCATATTTTTAATCAGTCTTCATCAGATTATGTACTCATCTATGCAAACCATATTTTTAATCAGTCTTCATCAGATTATGTACTCATCgatccgtgccatcgaggaatgactaaatcatgagaaaatacaatcaggggagggggaaaattgatgcagtatgaatccggcaaaatggctagttcggaaaataatcaaaaataaacaaaatcttattctagagggatggaagaaattttacctttctttcttccgttcctcctactctcgaatctgctctgcgaggaaggaactaagatcgaagggttcagaggagttgaggagccgtgagaagattaggaagggtaagctgactttgatttttttttttttttttttttttgagcagACGACATTTCAAGAAATAATAATAGCATCGAATGCACATTTCATCTCATCCATGTGCCATAACACCACAGGAAGAAGCCAGAAACTGCACTCGTTTATATAATTAGACCACATGTAACACACTGCCATAAGATCATTAAGTAGGATTTTTTAACATGCTTATACAAACTTCAAACTGTTCATTTGGCATGGAAACAGCTGCTGACTCTGATTCTATTCTTCTTTTTTATCAGATTGTGTAGCAGAATTTTTATGAGGTTCCACAAGAGACTCTGTACCTGCATTTAAACCATCAACATTTTTTGAAGCAGGCTTGTATGGACAAGCAGCTGGCACCCTTGCAGGCTTTCTGTATTCCCAGCCGAAAAGCCTGTAGATCTTACCGACGATGAGATCGAAGAGCAGAGGCAAGGCGTTAACGACGGGGATCAAGAACAAAGGCAACAGGCACGCAATACAGACCATCCTGGCGATTGTTCCGCTCGGCGTCTACACTCCGCTGGATCTGCGTCGAGGGCTCGAGAGATTTGAGAAAGgataagctgactttgattgaggagatggggaaatgcgagattagggatctcgacttggaggagttgggccggcgtgaggagttttgcgtgaggagtttgggtcgagattagggttcagaggagatcacgcggcaaggagaggagaaggcgctcgtggagaggagaaggcgctcgtggagaggagtggagaggagaaggcgctcgtggagagaaggagaggagaaggcactcgtggagaggagaaggagaggagaaggcactcgtggagaggagtggagaggagaactcgtggagaggaggagcgcgcgcgttgagggtttagagtttagcaaagcgagggctgcgaatttattttaagtgagtttaggggaaacatacacaacactttaaaaaacgttttttaaaaaaatgttgtctttgaccataaacaacaacactaaagacaacacttcattaaaaatcgttgtctttagtaaaaagtaaataccatagacaacgcttttcactaaaagcgttgtaaaacaaagaacgacaacgtttttattaaaaagcgttgtctattgggtgttgttgaatgcaaaaattcttgtagtgttgggtagtggatagtatatgctaaatatcatattggCTTGGTTAGTAGAATATCGATTTACTCGTAGAGGTTCGGTCAGTAGAagatcgatttattttgttggtttaGTCAGTAGAGGACTGATTCATTCTTGTTGGTTTAgttagtagaagactgatttactcTTTTTAGCTTAGTCAGTAGGagaccgacttactctatttcataGAGATTCTAATCTTTGGATTATTTGTGCTGGGTTAGATAACTTGGAAGGAGCATTAGAGTACATGACTTATACAGACATAGAATGGACTGAATTAGCTGTATACTATTGTtggcttgactagtctgtagaggatcgatgtattctatttcatggggactttgaccatggactgtatgtacctagtagAATAACCTAGAAGGTATATTCGAACAAGATGACCcatactgatgtggaaaagtgtagaaCTAGCTGCTTAACACTTACAGGAATGCAACCATTGCATGGGTGTATAACTGGGAGATGTACAATCCTATATATGACTTGTACTAATGCAGAAAATATGAAGTTAGTTGTGTATCCTTTACGTGACCAGGCACCACATGAAGGAAGATGCAGAAGATGATTTTTTAGAACAAGGCGAGGGTCAGTCGACTCATCTAACACTATTTCATGGGAGATACTAACTCATGTACCGATCAGATATGGTTGGATATCCTTGATGATCCCTAGAGATATACGACTCGTGATTACGTGGAGAACAtggtgttagttgattaacacctatAAAATCAAGCTGATACTAAGTGAAATATCATATGATGATCTTTGAGGGGCAGAGTGCCAATTGATAGTTATTTCAACCATCTATTTAGTGATAGTACTCCTCTACCCTTGTACGCATGGCTCGCCACTAGAGGTTACTGAATCTCAGGTGGAGCAAACGTAATTTGATGGGTTACAAGATAATGGTTGgtcgactcagctaacattgtctccatTGAGTAACTCAggaccttgaccacatgatcatttacTCAAGGCCTTGAAGtttatatctcatattagagggttcaACTTTTTATCGATATTTATCAAGGGACATTTATAGGCACGATTaagagagttgtggagatactctcttgatgggtagactctcaATCAGGAGGTTGAGTGACTTTTCAGACTTTGGATTGCCATTTCTTTACTTTTCAGACTTTGGATTGCCATTtctttactgtggatatttgagtatCTGAAAGAATGAGATTCGAcataatttttagatattttttggaTAAGATTAGTAGAGTTTTATACTCGTATCTCATGGATTGACCGTATCTCTACCATTTGGAGAATTATTGATTATCGATCAAGAAGTCAAGAGATATCCCTTGGACTTCAGTAGTTATACATCATTGGTTGGATGGTGATATATTTTTACATCTTGATAGTACTCCATGATGAGAGCGGATCATTAGAAGTTAGATTTGTGAGGACATGACTGGTCTGTCTCACTAAAGATATATGATAATAATTTCCCCACTGGATATAATCCCTGTAGTGGTACAACATAGATGTACAATGTTGAACCATGGTAGATATAGTTCATCTTGTTGGTAGTGGGTGTTGAAGGAGAGTATCAAGGATGATTGATGCTGAGGATGATTTAGAATTGGTGGATATTATGAGAATAGTTGTgtgatatgttgtcttttgatgatataTTGATAGATATTTAacttgatggtctattatttggtatttattgttgatagtgacatgaggaGTGGCATatctgtgatatttatggatttagtAATTAGTAGTTGATGATCAGATTACAAACTCGTTATCAgtgat
This window of the Zingiber officinale cultivar Zhangliang chromosome 3B, Zo_v1.1, whole genome shotgun sequence genome carries:
- the LOC122054864 gene encoding WD repeat-containing protein 75-like; the protein is MPTMDISKSISGIKPPFSFPLKHEGSCTQVAFEQTTGLVAVSTEDYCVQFYSLFDNHEVSEVQVCKRNFQPADDVMLYVALVAISLDGSLMATIDVTIPEEKLGGLVCLKYWTRGSLVAEYLLSTVIYEPHSDAQVSSLAFRPGHNMAVTSSYGGDFKVWVHGSHADRNNESIQRTGWRCQSVGSYKGKSLTAAAFSADGSVLAIAAETIITLWDPDSNILVAMIGDTLSPITKPSFVGESEYLVSYTHGLKPQLSVWSTSNLALYWSHGIVTEAVSCSHDESQFAVLALLSSAGDADAKGNGVIFFFDVEDPVPVAT